The following DNA comes from Acidobacteriota bacterium.
AGGGGTAGTTGAAAAATCAGAAGGAGCAATTAAGCTACCTCTTGATATAGTAAGAGAAGTTCTTGAGGAAGAGAACTTCTATGAAACTTGATGATATCAAATCTGGCGAAAAAATTTTTATCGACTCGAACATTTTTATCTATCATTTCTCTGGTGTCTCAAAAAGCTGTAAAGAGTTTTTAATTCGTTGTGAAACCGGCGAAGTTTATGGTTTTGTTTCTATAAATATTTTACTTGAGGTTATGCACAAACTAATGCTTGCTGAAGCTTTATATAAAAAATTAATTACGCCTGGAAATTTAGTCCATAAATTGAGAGAAAATCCTGATATTGGAAAAAAGCTTTCTGAATATCAAAAAAATACGATGAATATTTTAGAAATGGGAGTAGAAGTCATTCTATTCCATGAGGAGATTTTAGAGATGAGCTTTGAATTTCGCAGGGATTATGGCCTTTTAGTAAATGACTCGATTACTTCTGCCATGATGAAAAACTCAGGGATTTTAAATATCGCTTCTTCTGACAAAGATTTTGAAAGAGTTAAAACTTTCAAAGTTTACCCCCCTTCAGATGTTTAATTAAA
Coding sequences within:
- a CDS encoding PIN domain-containing protein, encoding MKLDDIKSGEKIFIDSNIFIYHFSGVSKSCKEFLIRCETGEVYGFVSINILLEVMHKLMLAEALYKKLITPGNLVHKLRENPDIGKKLSEYQKNTMNILEMGVEVILFHEEILEMSFEFRRDYGLLVNDSITSAMMKNSGILNIASSDKDFERVKTFKVYPPSDV